The Saccharomyces mikatae IFO 1815 strain IFO1815 genome assembly, chromosome: 15 DNA window AACCTCAAAGAGGACGAACAATATAAAGAAGCCCGTGATTCATTTTTAAGAATCTATCATATGGAAGAATTTTCATCTGAGGAAAATATAGACAGACTCATGACATGGAAATTCAAGTCACTGAATGAAATACTACATTTAAGAGCCTTACAGCTTTATTATCGGAAAACTGGTGTACAAAATCTAGTTCTCCAAGTTTTAGAAGACACAGCTACtatgtctttttttttacaaagaATAGACTTCCAAATTGATGAGAACATATTTGAATTGCTTTCAAACACTTTTGAGGTGTTAGCGCCTAAGTGGGAAAGAGTATTCTTGTTTGATATTGAGaaaattgataaagaaaacatgaTTTGCAAAATCGggtttcaaaagaaattcatgGATCAGTTTCAATGgatattaaaaaaatctggtaaaaatttcaaacttCAGAATCTCCAGCGTATAATCAGGAAGAAATTATTTATTGCCATCGTTTGGCATCAAAGGTTGACTGTGGGGAATGTGTTTATTCCAGAAATTTCTTCCCAAGTACAGATTACCGACCAGGATAATGAATGTACATCTTTTGAAGAGAATACTGATCTAGAGAGCGTATCTATGTTTCTACAGTATTATATACTGGAATATATGCAAACCGCACTAATAGACAATAGAAATTTGTTTAAGAAGTGTATTGActactttgaaaagatgATATCTCGGTCGCTTACCTTTTCACAAGAGTCTGGATTGATGGTGATATTGTATACCTCCAAGACGATTTGGATTTTAGATTCTGATTCagaaaatgatatattCTTCGCACTGATGAATTATTATGATcgaaaagaagaactaaaaaatatgttcctcaatattttgaaacaCTTGGAAGAGATGGGGAAACTTCGAGAGGGAGATATTACTTCTTCATTCCACAAGTTTGTGCTTAGTGGTTTCATTTTTACAAGCATGATATTAGAAGCCATCAGTAAAGATAAAATCAATCCATTTGATTTTCAACAAGTGAAGATTGCCCTAGGCAGTCCAATTGTTAATGCACTGAAAACTGTATACAAATGTTTCGGACAGCTCGAATTAAAGGAATTGAATGCCAACATATCCCGTATTTCTGAATTATCTGTAGTATTAGGTGGAATCATACAAGATATTTATTATCTCGCCCAAACATTAAAATTATGGAGGAGAATTGCACAACTATACTCTTGTATCTCCATCAATGACATTATAGGTATGCTACAAATAagtgatgataatgaaatgaCAAGAGATGACTTGTTGACAATCCTGATGAAATCGATAATGAAGGATAGATCAGTTGTGTATTTTAAGATAGACTTGACAAGTGATTTAGTTTACTTCGGAGACGAAAATAAGGTCATGCTGCCGAGATGTTCTAAAGAAGAGTTTCGTTTAACAAGCTCTCCCAAGGATGGGGAACCATCGACAAATGCTAAACTTATAGATTTTGAGTACGTCAACGACGTTGGAATTTATAATAGTCCAACAAGGATAAGAACCAAATCCTCTAAGGATTTCTTTAATTCATTAAGAAAAACGAGGGAAACAGTAAAGTTGCCTAGAGTAAAAATCAAGTCGAATGAAGACACATTCCTACCATCATATATGAAATTTGCTAACAAGTATTTAGAACTTACCAAATTGGCGTCCAACAACCTGGTTTAGAATATCGAACAAATCCATTCGTGTTAGTTTAAAATCTCGAATCTTTCTACTTACATAAGATAATGTCTTTGTAAAAGCCGTTCGAAAAGTCGTTTATAGTGATAATGTTTTGGAGAGATTCAAGATAATAAGGATATGGGAAAGGATATGAAAATGTATAATATATTGTGTTGTTAGTAAATATTACTACTAGCCATAATCTGTTGAACAGAGAATTTTTGCTAAAGGTGGAGCATTCTGATTCATTATCCCAAATTCCCTCGCTTATAAGCAAAAAACGAAATCGCAAAAGGAGAATACTTAGAGTAGGCATCGAAATGGCAAATAACCAGCACATGGGGACTTCGAACCTAAATGAAAACGAGGCTATGCTTACGAACCGCGTTGCAGAGTTGGAAAGACGTATGTCGATGTTTGAAGGTATATTTCACGCGTTAAGTAACCGTCTCGACCTTcacttcaaaaaatatgatgtaGTAGTAAATTcgcaacagcaacaaatCAACGAACTAACCGCGTTTTTATCGACATTACTGAACGACCAACAACGCCATGCTGAAATACTTAGTGAGAAACTGGCTGGAACGTTGCACGGAGTGTCTGCTACGTCAATATCTTTAAGTCAGACTCTTGAACCACAAGGCTTTACCGATGGACCTACGGCAGCAAACACTCAGAGAAACTATTCCTCAGTGTCTATAAATAATAACGAAACTGCACACTCACAAAATGAAGCGGCTGTCAGCAACGAAACCCTATTCGAGGACATTTTGAATGGAAATTCACAGGAAAATGATAAGAGTCAACAACAGCCTAACAGCTCGAATCAAATTActcaagaaaacaacaataacCCGTCCGTGAATACTCGTTTTAGCAAGCCGCAGAATTACAATCCCAGTCTGGTCACATCTCTGGAAGATTATTCAACGAATCCACCTAACAATGATAATGGTCAGAGCCAAGGACTATACATGAGTAGCACGTCTTCCCAATCACAGCAGTCTCCTAATCTGCAGAAAATTTCTCCTAATCGTGAAAACGCAGCAGAGTCAAATGTACAAGAGAGCGTACCGACATTTGAAGAGGAGCAGTATGAAACCAAAACTGgactcaaaagaaaacgaatAGTTTGTACAAGACCATTCgaatttatcaaatcaCCACATTCAGTGATGGAGGTTTGGAAGGAGTATACTGAAGGTGTAAACGGGCAGCCTTCCATACGGAAAATGGAAGCTCTTTATCAAACAGCATGGAGGCGGGATCCAGCGGTGAATAAACGATATTCGAGGCGGAAAGTTCTTTGGAAAGCTATTCAAACTGGTCTTAATCGTGGCTATTCATTAAATTATGTTGTAGAAATTCTAGAAAACTCAAGATATGTTAACGATAAACAGAAGGTTAAACAGCCTATTGGTTGGTTATGTCACAGTTCTCATATTCCAGAAACTTTAAAGTGACATATGTTTCTTGTGTTATCACTTTCACTCCAAATAGCCCTTGTAACACTTATACTTTTCTTAATGATTTAATATTGGACTTTCTTCCAAAGTGAGTTGTATCTGTAGTAATAATCTCTAATAATATCCCAAAATAACTCACAAGTCAAGCGAAAACAAATGTgtacgtatatatatatatatatatatgcatatGTAATATTCCTTGTATTTTGCACTCTTGAAATTAAAATCAGCGGAACACTTACCTTGATAAAAGTGAGCATTTGGTAAGTGATACCTTCAGATTCGCTCTCTGATTACCGTTAAGGGTCGAAGAAACTATCATCGCGCTTAGCTTCCTATTCATGATGCCAAAATaaatgtgaaaaaaagaaaaagaaaataacgTAGAATAAACTTGAAAACTTAAGTATTAACCCATGCGCAAACAAATGACAGAAGAATTTACGCAGTTTACTTTAAAGTGTGAGTAAATAAAAGGACCATAACTGAAAGTATGGGGTCAAAAAGCATAGCAGCCTCTTCTTTAAAGAAGTCCAAAAAACAGCACAGTggaaaagtgaaaaaaagtaagaaaatTAAGAAATCACGGAAGTCAAAGAAGTCCAAGTCTTTGAGCGACGAAAATGGAGCA harbors:
- the RRI2 gene encoding Rri2p (similar to Saccharomyces cerevisiae RRI2 (YOL117W); ancestral locus Anc_3.55), which encodes MSDEDDNYDDFMLSDDEGMESIEMEEETGDEDEEMYKSNEDNNQDDQEQRMEQYVQHVQDTFEKKNGKKAEDICGKLFEEARNLKEDEQYKEARDSFLRIYHMEEFSSEENIDRLMTWKFKSLNEILHLRALQLYYRKTGVQNLVLQVLEDTATMSFFLQRIDFQIDENIFELLSNTFEVLAPKWERVFLFDIEKIDKENMICKIGFQKKFMDQFQWILKKSGKNFKLQNLQRIIRKKLFIAIVWHQRLTVGNVFIPEISSQVQITDQDNECTSFEENTDLESVSMFLQYYILEYMQTALIDNRNLFKKCIDYFEKMISRSLTFSQESGLMVILYTSKTIWILDSDSENDIFFALMNYYDRKEELKNMFLNILKHLEEMGKLREGDITSSFHKFVLSGFIFTSMILEAISKDKINPFDFQQVKIALGSPIVNALKTVYKCFGQLELKELNANISRISELSVVLGGIIQDIYYLAQTLKLWRRIAQLYSCISINDIIGMLQISDDNEMTRDDLLTILMKSIMKDRSVVYFKIDLTSDLVYFGDENKVMLPRCSKEEFRLTSSPKDGEPSTNAKLIDFEYVNDVGIYNSPTRIRTKSSKDFFNSLRKTRETVKLPRVKIKSNEDTFLPSYMKFANKYLELTKLASNNLV
- the MSN1 gene encoding Msn1p (similar to Saccharomyces cerevisiae MSN1 (YOL116W); ancestral locus Anc_3.57), whose translation is MANNQHMGTSNLNENEAMLTNRVAELERRMSMFEGIFHALSNRLDLHFKKYDVVVNSQQQQINELTAFLSTLLNDQQRHAEILSEKLAGTLHGVSATSISLSQTLEPQGFTDGPTAANTQRNYSSVSINNNETAHSQNEAAVSNETLFEDILNGNSQENDKSQQQPNSSNQITQENNNNPSVNTRFSKPQNYNPSLVTSLEDYSTNPPNNDNGQSQGLYMSSTSSQSQQSPNLQKISPNRENAAESNVQESVPTFEEEQYETKTGLKRKRIVCTRPFEFIKSPHSVMEVWKEYTEGVNGQPSIRKMEALYQTAWRRDPAVNKRYSRRKVLWKAIQTGLNRGYSLNYVVEILENSRYVNDKQKVKQPIGWLCHSSHIPETLK